The Aspergillus luchuensis IFO 4308 DNA, chromosome 4, nearly complete sequence DNA window TCATGGGATCGTCTCTCATAATTTGAGCGAGGAGTCAGCGCGCGTGGCGAGTGAGGTTCTCCAGGAGGATATGCGGTCCCATCATGTGTTCTTTAATCAGAGTGGGTTTCATAGTATGTCCTCTCCCCTCATTCATTCGCTTCTTATCCtgaaaaaatatatcatgGCTAATGGTATGGTATAGACCACATCCCCCACCACGTCCTAAGTCTATATGCCCTCGGTGCAACTCCGGAACAAATCCGCGCCGCATATGACAAAAATAGCAGCTATCAGCGGCCCAAGATGCccgtggatgaggatgtggtgAGTCAGATGGGAAAGGCTGAAGGGTTCTTGAAGTATCTGGGACAGGAGAAGCattatagtaattatctGGAGTTTTTTCAACgtcagatgaaggagaagggtgaggagagggtgttGGGGGAGTATCTTTTCTCGGATTCCGGTGGTGAGGTGGCTGAGTTGatgttggggaggttgttTGGAGGTATGCTTCCTTGCTccttttatttcttcctttttgtATCGGGTTGATTGGTATTAAGGGGGAGTGGTGGCTAACTGGTATCAATAGGcttgatccatccatttATTCATTTCGGATTCGGTCTCGAGTTCAACCAGCCTGCTATTGTAGCTGAAGGGCTGGCGCAGACGGCTGTTCATGAGGACTGGTACGGTCCGTTGTTCTTCTGGCCCGTGGAAAAAGCAGCCGGGGGTATGGCCAAGCAtgggaagaagtccatgcTGCAGATTCTGGAGGAGATTCGGGCTGATGAGAAGCTGGCGCGGTCTGCGCAGTATGATGATGGCCAGCGGATGAGGAATGGGGTGCTGAAAAGGGCTCCCGATGAGATGATTAAGTATGCGGCGGAGTTTACGGTCTCAGTGGAtcaggtggaggagaagacagCAGAAATTATCAATACTGTTGGTGGGTTtattccttccccccctatATACCTCTATGCGTGTATCGGCCAGTGACTAATTGGTGTGGATGTAGCATACTTCACCAGTGCCGCACAGCGCCCTGATAAGCAGATCAAGTTCGATTTCTTCTACATCCACGGCGTCAACTCCACTATCTTCCTGTCCAAGATTATCCGGTTGCCGTATCTGGATGACGTGACTAAAGCACGAATTCTAGAGTGGACGGGGCGCCTGGATCTGTTGCTCTATGTTGCGTACGGAGCGGCAGATCTGCATCTAGATGAGATTACAAAATATCCGGCAGCGAAGAGCTGGGAGGAGATCTATTCTTATTGCAACGGCCAGTCAAGTGATGATGGACATCTGCCCAAGTTGGTGCGAGCCTTGAAGAATGGTGAGAGGGCATGCCGGCCTTTTGAAGACCGGGCCGAGGAGCTAGGGCTGAAGATTAAGGGAGATATGTGGCTGAAGATTGCGAATATGGGTATGTTCATCCTGAATCTTTCTTATGGATGTGATAGAGTTACTAATCGATTGTCTAGTGATGGATTCGACTGGCCAGGATCCCCAGTGGGTCCGCGGAGCGGGTTTTGATGAGGCGTGGAAGAACCTGGAGGAACGTCGATCTCGGCTGTAAGACACGAACTATAAGTGTATCCAGATTGTAGTACGGACTGGCTGTGTGGTTGTAGTATAATAGTATGTCCGTGATAATAAATTCCATCAACTTCATGAAGTGTGTGTCcggggagagagagtaaATACTAGAAAGCACCAGATCAGATGGTAATGGATCACGTGGTGATTGGGAAGCACGAGTGGGGCGATATCCCCAACAATTAATTGATTGGAATCGCGAGaagctctttcttcttcaatccttcgcccatctttcttcttcctcttcctccatctcccttgTTCCATTCCTCTACTTATTCTACCTCATTTCTCACGGATCACTCAATCTCTAGCTACCCACTCCCGCATTTGCATCCGCATCTGCACCCTCACTATGCCCAGTGACGA harbors:
- a CDS encoding questin oxidase family protein (COG:S;~EggNog:ENOG410PIZE;~InterPro:IPR025337;~PFAM:PF14027;~go_function: GO:0016491 - oxidoreductase activity [Evidence IEA]) yields the protein MTLRYCLSSSSVLSRALRKSAFTSASGLRFRSSSYNRDGYLLPRMNLSTTTTTATSLQRSLQGDAPMATSTNIHLSPEHDHGIVSHNLSEESARVASEVLQEDMRSHHVFFNQSGFHNHIPHHVLSLYALGATPEQIRAAYDKNSSYQRPKMPVDEDVVSQMGKAEGFLKYLGQEKHYSNYLEFFQRQMKEKGEERVLGEYLFSDSGGEVAELMLGRLFGGLIHPFIHFGFGLEFNQPAIVAEGLAQTAVHEDWYGPLFFWPVEKAAGGMAKHGKKSMLQILEEIRADEKLARSAQYDDGQRMRNGVLKRAPDEMIKYAAEFTVSVDQVEEKTAEIINTVAYFTSAAQRPDKQIKFDFFYIHGVNSTIFLSKIIRLPYLDDVTKARILEWTGRLDLLLYVAYGAADLHLDEITKYPAAKSWEEIYSYCNGQSSDDGHLPKLVRALKNGERACRPFEDRAEELGLKIKGDMWLKIANMVMDSTGQDPQWVRGAGFDEAWKNLEERRSRL